The Candidatus Falkowbacteria bacterium genome includes the window ACAGGCGGATATCTGCCTATGAATTTTGCAATTTATGTCCTCCTCCTGGCAGTGGGTCTATTTTTAGGTTTTTTGGTCAGCAAACTGCAAGCCGACCGCAAAACTAAAAATGCCGAAGCCAAAGCGGAGAAGATCATCAGCGAGGCCAAAACCAAACAATCCGACCTTCTACTGGAGACCCAGAACAAAGCCTTAAGAATCATCGACGAAGCCAAGCGGGAAGAATCTCGCCGGCGCAAGGAAATCAATGAGCTCCAATCACGCCTTGAAAAGCGCGAGACGGTCTTTTCGCAGAAGTTGCTGGAACTCCAAGACAAACAGCAGCAGCTCTATGACAAGGTCAACAAAATTGAGGAAATCAAGGAAAAGATCAAGCAGATAAAAGAAGAGCAGCTGGCCAAACTCGAGACTGTCGCCCAAATGTCAAAAGAAGAGGCCAAGCAGGTCCTTCTGAACAATGTCGAGACAGAAATCAAGGAAGATCTGCTATCAAGAATCAACAAGCTGGAAAAACAGTCAGTAGACGAACTTGAAGAAAAATCCCGTGACCTGCTCGCCAGCACCATGCAGCGACTAGTTTCGAACTACACAGCCGAAATCACGACGACTGCCGTTGAGTTGCCAAGCGACGAGATGAAGGGACGTATCATCGGCCGCGAAGGCAGGAATATCAAAGTAATAGAGCAGCTGACCGGTACGGAAATCATCGTCGATGACACCCCGAACGTCATCACCATTTCCGGCTTTTCTCCGATCCGCCGGCACATTGCTAAACGCGCTCTCGACCGCTTGATCCTGGATGGACGGATCCATCCGACCAAGATCGAAGACGCCATCGAGCAAGCCAAAAAAGAACTGGCTGTCGACATCAAGAAAGCTGGCGAAGAATCGATGTATGAACTGGGCATTGCCGGTTTCGACACCAAGCTAGTCCAGATTATCGGCCGCTTGAAATACCGCACCAGCTATGGCCAGAACGCCTTGCGCCACTCTGTGGAGGTTGCCCATCTTTCCGGACTTCTGGCCGAAGAGCTTGGTGCTGACGTCACTTTGGCTAAAAAGGCCGGATTACTCCACGATATCGGCAAGGCCGTAGACCACGAAGTGCAAGGCACTCACCCGGAAATCGGCGCTAATATCGCTAAAAAATTCAATCTTTCCGAAGACATAATCGCCCCGATCGAAACCCATCATGATGACCGCCCACGAGGTTTGATCTCTGTCATCGTCAAGGTCGCTGATGCCATCTCGG containing:
- the rny gene encoding ribonuclease Y yields the protein MNFAIYVLLLAVGLFLGFLVSKLQADRKTKNAEAKAEKIISEAKTKQSDLLLETQNKALRIIDEAKREESRRRKEINELQSRLEKRETVFSQKLLELQDKQQQLYDKVNKIEEIKEKIKQIKEEQLAKLETVAQMSKEEAKQVLLNNVETEIKEDLLSRINKLEKQSVDELEEKSRDLLASTMQRLVSNYTAEITTTAVELPSDEMKGRIIGREGRNIKVIEQLTGTEIIVDDTPNVITISGFSPIRRHIAKRALDRLILDGRIHPTKIEDAIEQAKKELAVDIKKAGEESMYELGIAGFDTKLVQIIGRLKYRTSYGQNALRHSVEVAHLSGLLAEELGADVTLAKKAGLLHDIGKAVDHEVQGTHPEIGANIAKKFNLSEDIIAPIETHHDDRPRGLISVIVKVADAISAARPGARHDSFEQYIYRLEELEKIATSFDGVEKAYAIQAGREVRVFAEADKLDDLAAHQLARDVAKKIEQELKYPGEIKVNVIREMRVTEYAR